Below is a genomic region from Elusimicrobiota bacterium.
CCTTCTCCCAGGTGCCCTTCGCCCAGAAGGAGATCGTCGCCGAGTGCCGAAGACAAGGCCGGCCCGTGATCGTGGCGACCCAGATGCTGGAATCCATGATCTCCAGCCCCCGGCCCACCCGCGCGGAGATGACCGACATCGCCAACGCGGTCCTCGACGGCGCCGACGCGGTGATGCTCTCGGGCGAGACTTCGGTGGGCAAGTTCCCCCGCGAGGCCGTCGCGGCTCTGGCCGCGGTGGCCCGCGAGGCGGAGGCGCATCTTGAGCCCCAGGTCTGCTGCGACTATCCCTTCGCCTCGCCCAGCGCCCGCGCCATCGCCGCCTCCGCCGTGACCTTGGCCGAGGGCGTCCGCGCCAAAGCCATCGTGGTCCCGACCTTCACCGGCGACACGGCGCGCTGCGTCTCGCACCTCAAGCCCCGCTGCCCCATCGTGGCCCTGTGCGCTCCCGGCCCCGAAAGCCAGCTCACCCTGCTCTGGGGCGTGCGGGCCTACGTGGTCCCGGGCCTGGGCCGGCGCCTGGAGGGCATACTCGCCGAGTCCCGCCGCGCCGCGCGCCGTCTGAGGCTGGCGCGGCCGGGCGAATCCATCGTGGTGACCTGCAGCCTGCCGGGCCGGGGGACTTCGGACGGCCGCATCACGGCCGCGGTCAGGGTCTGATCACCCGGGCTTCGGGATGTTCTTCTCGCGCAGGAGCTTCTCCTGCCGGTCCGACTCCTCGGAGGGCCGCTTCTCGCGGACCAGGCCCAGCGGAGCGAGGGCCTCGATCATGCGCCGGCGGCGGTCCTGGCGGATCGCGTGGGTGTTGGAGAAATCCCGCAAGTGCCAGGCGCCGGGCGGCTCGTTGTCGGGGATGATGCCCCAGGCGTCGAACCGCTCCGATATGGGCGAGTAGGTCTGCGGCCCCATGACCGAGACCGACCCGATCGTCGAGATATACCCGGCGTTGCGCTTGATGAAGTCGATGGTGGCCTGGAAGTCGGCCTCCGTCTCCCCGGGGAAGCCGACCATGACGCAGACCGCGGCGTCGATGCCGTGGCGCTTCATGTCGCGGAGGACCGCCTCCGCGTGCGCGAGCTTGAACCTCTTGCCCATCGCGTCGAGCACGCGCTGGGAGCCGCTCTCGAGCCCGAAGTTGAGGCAATAGCAGCCGGTCCGGCTGAGCTTCTCGATGGCGGCCTCGTCCATGAGCGGATGGAACACCGCGAAGCCTTCCCACTCGATGGCGAGCTTCCGGCCGATGATGAGGTCGCAAAGCTTGAGCAGTTCCTTCATGTCGGAGTTCGCGGTCGGGCTGGACTCGAAGAAGGAGCTGATCCCGTAGCGGCCGACCTGGTGCTCCAGCTCCGCGCAGATGCCCTCCGCCGAGCGCGACCGGAACTCGGGGATGTAGCCCGGCACGCTGCAGAAGGCGCAGCGCCAGGCGCAGCCGCGGTTGAACGCGATGGGCAGCTGCTTGTCCACCAGGCTGAGGTCGTAATCGGAGAAATCCGGGAACGGCAGCCGGTCCGGGTGGACGACGGGGCGCGGGGGGCCTTGGACCATGTCCGCGCCCTGGCGGACGTAGGCCCCGGCGCAGGGCGCCAGCCGGCCCCCGGCCTCGTAGGACCCCAGCAGCTCGAGCACGGTGAGCTCGCCCTCGCCGTAGACGACCGCGTCGACGGCGGGCTCTTGGGCCAGCCGGTCGCCGTGCCAGCGGGGCATGCAGTCCGGTCCTCCGAAGATGACGACGCACCGGGGATCGCGGCCTTTGATGATGCGCGCGAGGGCGATGCTGTTGTCCCGGTTCATCTCCCAGACGCTGAGGCCGAAGACCCGGTAGCCGGAGGCGATCAGGCCGTCGATCTCCGCCACGATCTCCGGCATGAAGCGCTGGAAGACCTCCGCCGACATCCGGACGTACTGGCTCGTGTCGGCGCCGTACCAGTGCCAGGCGTCGCGGGTCGCTTCGTCCACGCGGCCGTACAGCGTCCAATTGTAGTCCAGGACCTTGACGTCGTAGCCCGCGCGCGCGATCACGGCCCGGAGGTAGCCGACGGCGAGGTCCGGCGGGAACGGCAGCGTGACGCAGGGGCAGCGGATCAAGGCGATCTTCGTCTGCAAGGCTAGATTCTACCTGATTGCCGCATCGTTTTTTTGTAGGATTTGGCGGGAACTTTCCCCAAAACCCAGCCGCAGCAAGGAACCCTCCATATGAAACACCTTTTCGCCCGCAAGCCTCTGAGCCTGCTCCTGCAGGAGATGGAAGGCGAGCATCGCCTGCGCCGCGTCCTGGGCCCGGTGCAGTTGACCGCCCTCGGGGTCGGCTGCATCATCGGCACCGGCATCTTCGTCTTGACCGGCGTGGCCGCGCACGACAAGGCGGGCCCGGCGCTCATCCTCTCCTTCGTGGTGGCGGGCCTGGCCTGCATCTTCTCGGCTTTGTGCTACGCGGAGTTCGCGGCCATGGCGCCCGTGGCCGGCTCGGCCTACACCTACGCCTACGCCACCTTGGGCGAGCTCTTCGCCTGGATCATCGGCTGGGACCTGGTCCTGGAATACACCGTAGCCGCCGCCACCGTGGCCCACGGCTGGTCGCACTACTTCCAGAATTTCATCGGGATATTCGGGCTGAGCATCCCCCAGTCCATATCCATCTCGCCTTTCGACTTCAGTCCGGAGCTGGGGCGGCTGGTGGCCACGGGCTCGGTCCTGGACGTGCCGGCCATCGTCATCGCCGGCATCATCACCTGCATCTTGATCGTGGGCATCAAGGAGAGCGCCTCCTTCAACACCGCGATGGTGGGCATCAAGGTCGCGGTGGTGTTCTTCGTCATCATCGTGGGCGCCTTCTACATCCATCCCTCCAACTGGATCCCTTTCGCTCCCTTTGGGCTGACCGGGGTGAGCTTCTTCGGGCACACTTTGGTGGGGCAGACCGGAAACGGGGGTGAGCCGCTGGGCATGCTGGCCGGCGCGGCCATGATCTTCTTCGCCTATATCGGCTTCGACTCGGTCTCCACGCATTCGGAAGAGGCCAAGAACCCGCAGCGCGACGTCCCCGTCGGCATCATCGTCTCCCTGCTCCTGTGCACCGTGCTCTACATCGCGGTCTCCGCGGTCCTGACCGGCATGGTGCCCTACAACCATCTCGACATCCACGCGCCGGTGGCCGACGCCTTCCGCCAGGTCGGCCTGCCCTGGGCCCAGTTCATCATCGACGTGGGGGCTTTGGCCGGCATCACCTCGGTGCTGCTGGTGCTCATGCTCAGCCAGCCGCGCATCTTCCTGGCCATGGCGCGCGACGGGCTGGTCCCGGCGAGCATATTCGGCGCCGTGCACACGAAGTTCCGCACGCCCTACAAGTCCACCATCCTGACCGGCATCCTGGTGGGCATCCTGGCCGCCTTGGTGCCCCTGCGCGTGCTGGCCGAGTTGGTCAACATCGGCACGCTCTTCGCTTTCGTCATCGTCTGCGCGGCCGTGCTCATCATGCGCCGGATCGAGCCGCACGCCAAGCGGCCCTTCCTCTGCCCCATGGTGCCGCTCGTCCCCATCCTGGGCATCCTCCTGTGCTTGCTGCTCATGTTCTCCCTGCCCGCGGAGAACTGGCTGCGGCTCATCGTGTGGCTGCTGCTGGGCTTCGTGGTCTACTTCCTCTACGGCCGCCACCACAGCGTGATGGCGCAGCACCGCAAGAGGTCCCAGGCCCCGCTGCCCGCCCCGATCGAGGCGAACTAGCAGGCTGCTGATAAAGTCCGTTCTGCGAGCGCCCGGCGGCCGTCTGCCGGGCGCAACCGACCCGCGAAGCGGGGCGGCAGAACCCATCCGATAGGCTGCACGAAGGATGGCGCCTTCGGCGAGACTGGCCCAGACAGGCTGCGCCTGTCTGGGCCAGTTCGGGGATGGACTGTTGCCCGCTACCGAAAGGACTGTGTCCGGACATAGTCCTTTCCGCAGGAGGGTTTATCAGCAGCCTGCTAGCGCGCGGCGGCCGCGGGAGGTCTCCAGGCGGACGATGCGCTGGTCGTGGTCCTTGCTGTTCCAGGACATCAAGGAATGGTCGCGTCGGGGTTGCGGCCTGACCGGCCGCAACCTTCAATTGCGGCGGCTTTTGAGGCGCTGTGGGCATTCGGCCGCCGCTTTCCAGGCCGCAAGGCGGGGCCCGGCAATTCATATAATAGGACCTGCCATGGCGAGACTCTGGATCGTCGACGACGACCCCACTTGTCTCAGCATACTCGGCGGGATCCTGCGTCCGATGGGACATGAGCTGGTGCTGTTCCACGACGGTTCCGAGCTGCTCAAGCGCCTACAGGATCCGCAGGAAGCGGTCCCCGACCTCATCCTGATGGATGTGATGATGCCGGGCTGCGACGGCTACACCCTGCATCAGAAACTGCGGGATGACAGCCGGTTCCGCAGAGTCCCCGTCATCGTCATGACCGCAAAGAGCAACATGCGCGAGTTATTTTCTCCGGAGCAGGGAGTGGTCGCCTTCCTCGAAAAACCTATCAAGTTCAGCTTGTTGCGGGACACCGTCACCAATGCCCTGGAGGGAAAAGGGACTCTTTAGTCAGTGTGTCGCCCTTCGGCATGTTCGGAGGCGGGAGGACCTCGATGGGGACGAGCGCAGGCATCAACACCGAGGGGGCGGGCGCGGGCGAGAGGCTGCGCCTGAGCTTTGAGAACGACCGGCTGGCGAGCATCAAGAGCCGGTCCTCCTAGGCCGGCCGCTGCCTAGAGAGGCGTCCCCCCCCGCAGTCTTGCGGCTTTCGGGAAGAGGATGTTGTTCTCCAGGTGCACATGCTTATGGAGGTCGCCCTCGAACTCCTCGATATCCCGATAAACGACCATGAAGGCGTTGCATACATCGCCAGGGATGGCATAGTCCTTGGCGAGACGGCGGATCTCGTGCATCGCGCCGCCGATCTCTTCGTGTTCGCGGATGAATTCCTTTACGCAGCGCTCGATCGTTCGGACGTCCTGCGCCTGCGGCGAGGAGCCTGACTGCCGAGCCGCATCGGCTCGCTTCATGGCCGGGAAGCCGATCTCCTCTTCCTCCTTCATATGGGCCGTCAAACGGGCTGTCGTCGTCTCGAAGAGGCTGGCGATCGCGATCGCCTCGGGATGGGGGGCGCCATGGACGGACGCGATCTTCTTGGCGGAGGCGACGATCCTCCCGGTATTCTCCTTGAGATAGGCATGGTGGGTCTGGACGATGTAGTCGGCCAGGAGCGTCACCTGCCAGGCCGCATAATCCAAGCTCCGTTCGCCCCGCGCGCTCGTCGCCGCATCGAGCTCCGCCGTCATCGCGGCAAGGTCGGCGCCTTTTTCCGCGCAGGCCTTCGCCAGGGTGGCCTGGCCTCCGCAGCAGAAATCGATCCCGTGCTCAGCGAAGACCTTGGCGCTCCTGTAGTCGGCGGTGACGATCTCGGCGACGGTCTGGTCCGGGGCGTACATGGGGTGCTCGGCTTGCGGTCCTTTCATGGCATCCTCCTGGTCCTGGCCCGCGGAGCGCGGCCAGGGCGGGCGTCCCTGAGGCTGTGGTCAGCGCGGGGTCTCAGCCTCGGGACACCTGCATGCTGGGATGATACTCTCTTCGCGGGGTCCCGGCTATGCGGAGTTATACGCGGGACGCCGGGTAGAATCCCGCACTGGGCCGGCGACCGGTAGGGGCGAGGCCAGACAGAAGAGACTGGCGATCCGGGCGGACCGTCGGCGGATCAGAGAGGGGCTATTTCTCCTGCAACTCAGCGCTTGGCCAGCCCGCGGCAGGGCGCGCGCCAGATGTCGCGCGCGTAGTCCGTGATGCTGCGGTCGCTGGAGAAGCGGCCGGACTGGGCCACGTTGATGATAGAGGAGCGGGTCCAGGCCCGGCGGTCGAGGTAGCGCCGCTCCGCGTCCTGCTGGGCGCGCAGGTAGTCGCCGAAGTCGGCCAGCACCAGGTAGGGGTCGTCCTTGAGCAGGTAGTCCACCAGCGGCCGGAACAGCCCCGCCTCCCCCTGCGAGAAGTGGTCGTTGGCGACCAGCTCGATGGCCTCGCGCAGGCCCGGCACGCGGTCGAGCCACTGCTCCGGCCGGTAGCCCGAGGCCTTGAGCGCCGCCGCCTCGTGGGCTTTGAGGCCGAAGATGAAGATGTCGTCCTCCCCGACCTCCTCGGCGATCTCGATGTTGGCTCCGTCCAAGGTCCCGATGGTCAGGGCCCCGTTCATCATGAACTTCATGTTGCCCGTGCCCGAAGCCTCGGTGCCGGCCGTGGAGATCTGCTCGGAGAGGTCGGCGGCCGGGATGATGCGCTGGGCCAGGCTCACCCGGTAGTCCTCCAGGAACACCACCTTGAGCTTGTCCGAGACCGCGCGGTCCGCGTTGATGACTCCGGCCACGCTGTTGATGAACTGGATGATGTGCTTGGCCATCCAGTAGCCGGGCGCGGCCTTCCCTCCGATCAGAGCCGTGCGCGGCACGAAGTCGGCGCCCGGGTTGGCCTTGATGAGCAGGTAGCGGTGGATGAGGAAGAGGGCGAAGAGGGTCTGGCGCTTGTACTCGTGGATGCGCTTGACCTGCACGTCGAAGAGGGATTCCGGGTCCACGGTCACGCTCGCAGTCTTGCGGATGAAGGCCGCGAGATCGGCCTTGTTGGCGAGCTTGACGCGGCGCCAGCTCTCCTGGAAGCCGCGGTCGTCGGCGCGGGAGCGCAGCTCGCGCAGGCGCGATAGGTCGGTGGCCCAGGAATCGCCCACGGCCTCGGTGACGAGCCCGGCGAGCCGCGGGTTGGACTCCAGCAGCCAGCGCCGGGGGCTGACCCCGTTGGTCTTGTTGTTGAACCGGCCCGGGAACATCTCGTAGAAGTCGCGGAACAGGGTCTGCTTGAGCAGTTCCGAGTGCAGCGCCGAGACGCCGTTGACCGAGTGGCTGGCCAGCACGCAGAGGTAGGCCATGCGCACCTTCTTGGGCTCGCTTTCCTCGATCAAGGACATGCGGCGCAGGCGGTCCGCGTCGCCCGGCCAGCGGCCGGCGACCTCGCGCAGGAAGCGCGCGTTGACCTCGTAGATGATCTCGAGGTGCCGCGGCAGGAGGTTGCCCATGAGCGGCGCGGCCCAGGTCTCCAGGGCCTCGGGCATGAGGGTGTGGTTGGTGTAGGCGAAGGTCTTCTGGGTGATGCCCCAGGCCTGCTCCCACTGCAGGCACTCCTCGTCGAGCAGGATGCGCATGAGCTCGGCCACCGCGATGGCGGGGTGGGTGTCGTTGAGCTGGATGGCGACCTTCTTCGGGAAGTCCTGGAAGTCCTCGTTGTGCGCGTTGAAGCGGCGCACGATGTCGGCCAGGGAGGCCGCGGCGAAGAAGTACTCCTGCTTGAGGCGCAACTCCAGGCCGGCCGAGGTCTTGTCGTTGGGATACAGGACTTTGGAGATGTTCTCGGAGGCGATCTTGCGGTCGTAGGCCTTGATGTAGTCGCCGCGGGTGAAGTATTCGAGGTCGAAGTCCTGGGTGCCCTTGGCCGACCACAGGCGCAGGGTGTTGACCACGTCGTTCTGGAAGCCCGGCACGGGGATGTCGCAGGGCATGGCCAGCACGTCCTCGGTGTCGAGCCACATCGTGGTCATGCGTCCGTCGCCGGTCCAGTGCTGCTGGGTGCGGCCGTAGAAGCGGACCCGGATGGTGTATTCGGGGCGTTCGATGGCCCAGGGCGTGCCCAGGTGCAGCCAGTTGTCCGGGGCTTCGATCTGGCAGCCGTTGATGATCTTCTGCTGGAAGATGCCGTAGTTGAACATGATGCCGTAGCCGATGGCGGGCACGCCCAAAGTGGCCATGGAGTCCATATAGCAGGCGGCCAGGCGGCCCAGACCGCCGTTGCCCAGGCCGGCGTCGGCCTCCTCCTCGCAGAGCTCCTCGAGCTTGAGGCCGTAGGCTTGCAGGGCCTTCTTGATCTCCTTCTCCACGCCCAGGTTGAGGATGGCGTGCATCAGCAGGCGGCCGATGAGGAACTCCATGGAGAGGTAATAGACGCGCTTGACGTTCTGCTTGTGGTAGCGCTGCTGGGTCTTGATCCAGCGCTCCATCATGCGGTCGCGGATGGCGTAGGCCGCGGTCATGAAATTGTCGTTGGGGGTGGCCGTGTACTCGTCCTTGGCCAGGAGGAATATCCGGCGCTCGAGGAAGGACTGCTCCAGCGAGCCGACGCTGAGGCCGTCGCGCACGCGGGCTCCGACGGGCAGCGGTGCGGCGGGGGAGGCGGCCGCCTTGTCCTTGGACATATTGGGTATCATACATCATTAAGGGAAAAACATGGCCGACCCGAC
It encodes:
- a CDS encoding radical SAM protein, which encodes MQTKIALIRCPCVTLPFPPDLAVGYLRAVIARAGYDVKVLDYNWTLYGRVDEATRDAWHWYGADTSQYVRMSAEVFQRFMPEIVAEIDGLIASGYRVFGLSVWEMNRDNSIALARIIKGRDPRCVVIFGGPDCMPRWHGDRLAQEPAVDAVVYGEGELTVLELLGSYEAGGRLAPCAGAYVRQGADMVQGPPRPVVHPDRLPFPDFSDYDLSLVDKQLPIAFNRGCAWRCAFCSVPGYIPEFRSRSAEGICAELEHQVGRYGISSFFESSPTANSDMKELLKLCDLIIGRKLAIEWEGFAVFHPLMDEAAIEKLSRTGCYCLNFGLESGSQRVLDAMGKRFKLAHAEAVLRDMKRHGIDAAVCVMVGFPGETEADFQATIDFIKRNAGYISTIGSVSVMGPQTYSPISERFDAWGIIPDNEPPGAWHLRDFSNTHAIRQDRRRRMIEALAPLGLVREKRPSEESDRQEKLLREKNIPKPG
- a CDS encoding amino acid permease, producing the protein MKHLFARKPLSLLLQEMEGEHRLRRVLGPVQLTALGVGCIIGTGIFVLTGVAAHDKAGPALILSFVVAGLACIFSALCYAEFAAMAPVAGSAYTYAYATLGELFAWIIGWDLVLEYTVAAATVAHGWSHYFQNFIGIFGLSIPQSISISPFDFSPELGRLVATGSVLDVPAIVIAGIITCILIVGIKESASFNTAMVGIKVAVVFFVIIVGAFYIHPSNWIPFAPFGLTGVSFFGHTLVGQTGNGGEPLGMLAGAAMIFFAYIGFDSVSTHSEEAKNPQRDVPVGIIVSLLLCTVLYIAVSAVLTGMVPYNHLDIHAPVADAFRQVGLPWAQFIIDVGALAGITSVLLVLMLSQPRIFLAMARDGLVPASIFGAVHTKFRTPYKSTILTGILVGILAALVPLRVLAELVNIGTLFAFVIVCAAVLIMRRIEPHAKRPFLCPMVPLVPILGILLCLLLMFSLPAENWLRLIVWLLLGFVVYFLYGRHHSVMAQHRKRSQAPLPAPIEAN
- a CDS encoding response regulator, which gives rise to MARLWIVDDDPTCLSILGGILRPMGHELVLFHDGSELLKRLQDPQEAVPDLILMDVMMPGCDGYTLHQKLRDDSRFRRVPVIVMTAKSNMRELFSPEQGVVAFLEKPIKFSLLRDTVTNALEGKGTL
- the ric gene encoding iron-sulfur cluster repair di-iron protein; protein product: MKGPQAEHPMYAPDQTVAEIVTADYRSAKVFAEHGIDFCCGGQATLAKACAEKGADLAAMTAELDAATSARGERSLDYAAWQVTLLADYIVQTHHAYLKENTGRIVASAKKIASVHGAPHPEAIAIASLFETTTARLTAHMKEEEEIGFPAMKRADAARQSGSSPQAQDVRTIERCVKEFIREHEEIGGAMHEIRRLAKDYAIPGDVCNAFMVVYRDIEEFEGDLHKHVHLENNILFPKAARLRGGTPL
- a CDS encoding glycogen/starch/alpha-glucan phosphorylase, with translation MSKDKAAASPAAPLPVGARVRDGLSVGSLEQSFLERRIFLLAKDEYTATPNDNFMTAAYAIRDRMMERWIKTQQRYHKQNVKRVYYLSMEFLIGRLLMHAILNLGVEKEIKKALQAYGLKLEELCEEEADAGLGNGGLGRLAACYMDSMATLGVPAIGYGIMFNYGIFQQKIINGCQIEAPDNWLHLGTPWAIERPEYTIRVRFYGRTQQHWTGDGRMTTMWLDTEDVLAMPCDIPVPGFQNDVVNTLRLWSAKGTQDFDLEYFTRGDYIKAYDRKIASENISKVLYPNDKTSAGLELRLKQEYFFAAASLADIVRRFNAHNEDFQDFPKKVAIQLNDTHPAIAVAELMRILLDEECLQWEQAWGITQKTFAYTNHTLMPEALETWAAPLMGNLLPRHLEIIYEVNARFLREVAGRWPGDADRLRRMSLIEESEPKKVRMAYLCVLASHSVNGVSALHSELLKQTLFRDFYEMFPGRFNNKTNGVSPRRWLLESNPRLAGLVTEAVGDSWATDLSRLRELRSRADDRGFQESWRRVKLANKADLAAFIRKTASVTVDPESLFDVQVKRIHEYKRQTLFALFLIHRYLLIKANPGADFVPRTALIGGKAAPGYWMAKHIIQFINSVAGVINADRAVSDKLKVVFLEDYRVSLAQRIIPAADLSEQISTAGTEASGTGNMKFMMNGALTIGTLDGANIEIAEEVGEDDIFIFGLKAHEAAALKASGYRPEQWLDRVPGLREAIELVANDHFSQGEAGLFRPLVDYLLKDDPYLVLADFGDYLRAQQDAERRYLDRRAWTRSSIINVAQSGRFSSDRSITDYARDIWRAPCRGLAKR